One part of the Candida albicans SC5314 chromosome R, complete sequence genome encodes these proteins:
- the RPC31 gene encoding DNA-directed RNA polymerase III subunit (Putative RNA polymerase III subunit C31; repressed by nitric oxide; induced during infection of murine kidney, compared to growth in vitro; has murine homolog): MSFRGGGGSGGRSTQRTILPFGLDYADIISSTQETEKPQLLLPINGDITEIESIIAKQSMNFTKLMSEGPFFTGNLDSIEITKKRNHNDSENEEEEEEGGGDTENTGDRKKKKSKTNGDGSSSGSGSGSASGDGIERYSDRYKKIQKIGRTIDEHPYQPEYFPSELYSVMGITNKHDKKKFLLLSKFKSNGGLKQILSNEKLENLDEQSKLNSMKEKMLSMIDNSVNVNDDDNNNDGKTRSGDEQEIDEDDLDDEFEDEDDDDYNAEKYFDDGDDDDGGDDGGDDEAAF; encoded by the coding sequence ATGTCATTTagaggtggtggtggtagtggtggtagaTCAACTCAAAGAACTATTCTTCCATTTGGATTAGATTATGCTGATATTATATCATCAACTCAAGAGACGGAAAAAccacaattattattacccATAAATGGAGATATAactgaaattgaatcaattattgctaaacaatcaatgaatttCACTAAACTAATGTCAGAAGGTCCATTTTTCACGGGGAATCTAGATAGTATTGAAATCACCAAAAAACGTAATCATAATGATagtgaaaatgaagaagaagaagaagaaggaggAGGAGATACAGAGAATACTGGCgatagaaagaaaaagaaatcaaagactaatggtgatggtagtagtagtggtagtggtagtggtagtgcCAGTGGTGATGGAATAGAAAGATATTCCGATCGatataaaaaaatccaaaaaattgGTAGAACAATTGATGAACATCCATATCAACCAGAATATTTCCCTAGTGAATTATATTCAGTCATGGGAATAACTAATAAACATGataagaagaaatttttattattatcgaaatttaaatcaaatggaggattaaaacaaatattatccaatgaaaaattggaaaatttagatgaacaatcaaaattaaattcaatgaaagaaaaaatgtTAAGTATGATTGATAATAGTGTGAATGtcaatgatgatgataataataatgatgggAAAACACGTAGTGGAgatgaacaagaaattgatgaagatgatttggatgatgaatttgaagatgaagatgatgatgattataaTGCTGAGAAATATTTcgatgatggtgatgacgatgatggAGGTGATGATGGAGGTGATGATGAAGCAGCATTTTAA
- the INN1 gene encoding Inn1p (Protein with similarity to S. cerevisiae Inn1p, which is an essential protein of the contractile actomyosin ring required for ingression of the plasma membrane into the bud neck during cytokinesis; contains a C2 membrane targeting domain) translates to MYPSLNGSNIGSISNEDDNDHTATADGTLVVMVIRAKHLPNRRKLDKQSPYVVARIGTVAKKTSAAFRAGQTPEWTHEMRFELSRERKPILKIDVLDETKNDPTPIGNVEIDASIIFTNPENNENGKYIYDKWYDLTLNGRRAGMIYLEMTFYPTAPVLPPKIPIDHPEEMVVVNEQDQYDTVSAMGQSMRSMNSSKYKDLPSPPLNQQQQQSYLSKSEGNHSVADDVFVNSENSNTSKTSSIFSKKFSKYSGGVTSTNSTNIDREVFVSSESDKNQDNNSKKGAKKYTSKLAKLTDKFQSKQPISTLWKNNESMSDNTNIDAHQSSTTTTGTGTTNAAPKVFSSFNTRRSVSPLSDYGSNDLDQLQRDLSHTQISDGHGSGHYNNREDNQIDNSLYKPLPEIEFNSPPVPPPHLIVSNTEDNYYKSNDNINASSSTSPRRKPPPQLLSSSSSPKANNAKKSPSTNGFSPTFDLTKSTAIPFSADTIGIDDDDDEGVDSSKNRKDILPTQVYLLDQPVKSLSFPSNTNDGLSSSININSDEIHPKYYAPTPSEHFNRSQRFNNNNITKDDLKIDFRTNQTGYLGNGNFSPSVFQRAVKHNWDDLSTTTNGDIDYNEFSGDSSASEKPEVPPKIPKGLTETEYYILEKEKYLRDLRGNRI, encoded by the coding sequence ATGTATCCTAGTTTAAATGGTTCCAATATTGGAAGTATAagtaatgaagatgataatgatcACACTGCCACAGCTGATGGAACTTTAGTTGTTATGGTAATACGAGCTAAACATTTACCCAATCGGCGTAAATTAGATAAACAATCACCATATGTTGTTGCAAGAATTGGAACTGTTGCTAAAAAGACTCTGGCAGCATTTCGAGCGGGACAAACCCCAGAATGGACTCATGAAATGagatttgaattatcaCGAGAGAGGAaaccaattttaaaaattgatgtATTGGATGAAACGAAAAATGATCCTACACCGATTGGaaatgttgaaattgatgcatcaataatatttacTAATCCggaaaataatgaaaatgggaaatatatttatgatAAATGGTATGATTTGACATTGAATGGTAGAAGAGCCGGAATGATTTATTTGGAAATGACATTTTATCCAACGGCACCGGTTTTACCTCCAAAAATCCCTATTGATCACCCTGAAGAAATGGTGGTTGTTAATGAACAAGATCAATATGATACCGTTTCGGCAATGGGACAAAGTATGAGATCAATGAATTCATCCAAATATAAAGATTTACCTAGTCCTCCGCTTaaccaacaacagcagcaatcatatttatcaaaactGGAAGGGAATCATAGTGTTGCTGATGATGTTTTCGTTAATCTggaaaattcaaatactAGTAAGACATCATCGATATTTCTGAAAAAGTTCTCCAAATATAGTGGTGGTGTTACTTCAACAAATAGTACTAATATAGATCGTGAAGTATTTGTTTCATCAGAACTGGATAAAAATCAAGATAATAATTCCAAGAAGGGGGCTAAAAAATATACTTCGAAATTAGCTAAATTGACTGATAAATTCCAATCTAAACAACCCATTTCTACACTTtggaaaaataatgaatcaatGTCAGATAATACTAATATTGATGCTCATCAATCTAGTACCACAACAACTGGTACTGGCACAACAAATGCTGCTCCAAAAGTTTTCAGTTCATTCAACACGAGAAGAAGTGTATCACCTTTAAGTGATTATGGATCAAATGATCTAGATCAATTACAACGAGATCTTTCTCATACACAAATCAGTGATGGCCATGGTAGTGGACATTATAATAATAGAGAGGATAATCAAATAGATAATAGTCTTTATAAACCATTAcctgaaattgaattcaattctcCACCAGTTCCTCCACCTCATTTGATTGTTTCGAATACTGAAGATAATTActataaatcaaatgataatataaatgcatcatcatcaacttcaccaagaagaaaaccaccaccacaattattatcatcatcgtcatctcCTAAAGCCAATAATGCGAAAAAATCACCATCTACAAATGGATTTAGTCCTACTTTTGATTTAACAAAATCTACCGCAATTCCATTTTCTGCCGACACGATAGGAAtcgacgatgatgatgatgaaggaGTTGATAGCTCAAAGAACAGAAAAGACATTTTACCAACACAAGTATATTTATTAGATCAACCAGTGAAATCATTAAGTTTCCCATCCAACACAAATGATGgattatcatcatcaataaatatcaattcTGATGAAATTCATCCTAAATATTATGCTCCAACACCATCAGAACATTTCAATCGATCACAaagattcaataataacaatattactaaagatgatttaaaaattgattttagaACTAATCAAACGGGTTATTTAGGTAATGGGAATTTTTCTCCTAGTGTTTTCCAAAGAGCTGTTAAACATAATTGGGATGATTTGTCAACAACGA
- the RRP9 gene encoding Rrp9p (Ribosomal protein; mutation confers resistance to 5-fluorocytosine (5-FC), 5-fluorouracil (5-FU), and tubercidin (7-deazaadenosine); physically interacts with TAP-tagged Nop1; Hap43-induced; Spider biofilm induced): MAGDPFLSDPSKKRKRSNKLTSKTKRSKSSTPTPTPTPTPNTNHQDDDISSGSDSENGHANGTNENDHGDNESELSSDEEFADETVNDKRRRLAKQYLENLKQNEHELYDEFDAKDLDDDILARRLQKDIAETKGYVYKFVGDKIKDQLDEEYPLELITTRIGCKNLTSMTINYPFLYTVSKDMEIIKWDINETHKKPKRIKHTKGGNKYFEINTINPQLNHHWQQINCIAASPDGKYIVTGGSDSRLIIWSSENLTCLKVLPTRSSVNSIVFRRNSDQLFAACADLRIRTYSINQFTQLEILYGHQDNISDISALAKETCVSVGSRDKTAMFWKIAEESRLTFRGGDSLEKTNKKKKRHYHQEEEEAETENDESTFYNEGSIDVVSMIDESHFVTGSDNGNVALWSLAKKKPLTTKRLSHGLQPQFTPIQASSESNEELALQQIPKPQPYWITAIHGVPYSDIFITGSFNGTIKIWKLEEPSLRSFKLLGEIKQNNLNGCIVKIDSVEIPNTKKLKIYVLLSKEHKFGRWLGKLPGARNALVNFTVNL, translated from the coding sequence ATGGCAGGAGATCCATTTTTATCTGATCCTTctaagaaaagaaagcGTCTGAATAAATTGACTAGTAAAACAAAACGatctaaatcatcaacCCCAACCCCAACACCTACACCTACACCAAATACAAACCATCAAGATGACGATATATCAAGTGGATCCGATAGTGAAAACGGACATGCCAATGgaacaaatgaaaatgatcaTGGCGATAATGAAAGTGAATTATCATcagatgaagaatttgctGATGAAACCGTTAATGATAAACGTAGAAGATTAGCTAAACAATATttagaaaatttgaaacaaaatgaaCATGAATTATACGATGAATTTGATGCTAAAGAtttagatgatgatatatTAGCAAGAAGATTACAAAAAGACATTGCTGAAACTAAAGGATACGTTTATAAATTTGTCGGTGATAAAATAAAGGATCAATTAGATGAAGAATATCCATTAGAATTAATAACTACAAGAAttggttgtaaaaattTAACTAGTATGACAATTAATTATCCATTTTTATATACTGTTTCTAAAGATATGGAAATCATTAAATGGGATATAAATGAAACCCACAAGAAACCgaaaagaataaaacaTACTAAAGGTGGCAATAAATATTTCGAAATAAATACCATAAATCctcaattaaatcatcattgGCAACAAATTAATTGTATAGCTGCTTCACCCGATGGGAAATATATTGTTACTGGTGGATCAGATTCTCGATTAATTATTTGGTCAAGTGAAAATTTAACTTGTTTAAAAGTTTTACCAACGAGATCTTCAgtgaattcaattgttttcaGAAGAAATAGTGATCAATTATTTGCTGCTTGTGCTGATTTAAGAATTAGAACTtattcaattaatcaattcacGCAATTGGAAATCTTATATGGACATCAAGATAATATTAGTGATATATCTGCTTTGGCAAAAGAAACTTGTGTTTCAGTTGGTAGTAGAGATAAAACTGCCAtgttttggaaaattgCTGAAGAATCACGTTTAACTTTCCGTGGTGGTGATTCACTAGAAAAGaccaacaaaaagaaaaagaggcACTACCACcaggaggaggaggaggcGGAGACCGAGAATGATGAATCGACATTCTATAATGAAGGATCAATTGATGTTGTAAGTATGATTGATGAATCGCATTTTGTTACTGGGTCAGATAATGGTAATGTTGCCTTATGGTCATTAgctaaaaagaaaccatTAACCACGAAAAGATTAAGTCATGGATTACAACCACAATTTACTCCAATTCAAGCAAGTTCAGAATcaaatgaagaattggctTTACAACAAATTCCTAAACCACAACCTTATTGGATCACTGCTATTCATGGTGTTCCTTATAGtgatattttcattactGGATCGTTTAATGGTACTATTAAAATATGGAAATTAGAAGAACCATCATTAAGATCATTTAAATTACTTGgtgaaattaaacaaaataatttaaatggATGTAttgttaaaattgattcagTGGAGATTCCAAATactaaaaaattgaaaatttacGTATTATTAAGTAAAGAACATAAATTTGGTAGATGGTTAGGTAAATTACCTGGAGCTAGAAATGCTTTAGTTAATTTCACAGTTAATTTATAG